In Sorghum bicolor cultivar BTx623 chromosome 10, Sorghum_bicolor_NCBIv3, whole genome shotgun sequence, one genomic interval encodes:
- the LOC110431293 gene encoding uncharacterized protein LOC110431293 — MVEHWQQVTPAAILRGHGFKIQVYLEIAFLPESSEGCSAAEQLEVEVFILVPRHLFEKEVGIASSQHEPRRQRARCMARRPSWRLIHEWTFAEDGMLGGHSTE, encoded by the exons ATGGTGGAGCACTGGCAGCAAGTCACACCTGCCGCCATATTGAGG GGTCACGGCTTCAAAATACAGGTCTATCTTGAGATTGCTTTTCTTCCTGAATCAAGTGAAGGTTGTTCTGCTGCTGAGCAACTTGAG GTCGAGGTCTTTATTTTGGT CCCCAGGCATCTCTTCGAGAAGGAGGTCGGCATTGCATCCTCACAGCACGAGCCACGACGACAGAGAGCGAGATGCATGGCACGGCGGCCATCTTGGCGTCTGATCCATG AGTGGACATTCGCTGAGGACGGAATGCTTGGTGGACATTCTACAGAGTAA